The segment GATGTGCGTGTCCTGAAAAACAAAGGCGACGGTGTTCATCAGGGCTTCCGTGGAATACTCCCGGATGTCCCGCCCCGCAATGCTGATAGAGCCGCTTTCCACATCCCAAAACCGGGCGATGAGCTGCCCTGCCGTGGATTTGCCCCCGCCGGACGGCCCTACCAGCGCGGCGAAGCTCCCGGCCGGAATCTCCATTGTCAGGTGATCCAGCGCCACGCGGCGCAGCGGATCGGCAGCGCTCTGATAAGAAAAGCTCACATCCTGGAATGCGATTTCGGCTCCTCCCTTTGGCGCGGCCTCCGTCCCCTCGGACATGGGCTGTAGATTCAGCACCTCGTCGATCTGATCCATGCGTACTGACAGGGTACGCAAATCAGCACCGAACTCCACAAGCTCCATCAAGGGACTGATGCAGGCAGGGCCGACGATCAGGAACATCAGCAGCTCCATCATAAGCTCGTGGTCGCCGGGATGCAGGTGCAGCAATACGCAGCCGGAGGCGAGCAGAAAAGCCAGCACCGAAATCGTGATGGTCTTATACGCGCCGAAAATCGGCATGACACGTTTCAGATAGACCTTCCAATTTTCCCTGTTCTTCTCTACCAGTCCAGTCAGACGACGTGCTGCCGCCTCCGGCCTGCCAAAGATTTTTTCTTCCTCCATGCCCGCCACATATTCAGAAAACGCAGCGTCCAGCTCGGTTGAGGAACGGTTCAGATCGCTCCAAATCTTTTGCCCCCGCGTTCCGCCGAACGCGGAAAACTGGATAAGAAACGCAAGCGCTAAGGCGATAAAGATAGTCAGCGCCAGCGGTATGTTGAGAGAAAACATCAGCACGGCAAAAGCTGCCAGCAGCAACCCCGCACCGAAGATATTGGAAACATCGTGAGCAATGATGTTTTCCATCTTTTCGATGTTCTCGTTCATCATCTTCTGTGTAGCTCCGGATTGCCCGCCTGTATAAAAACCGAGGTTCAGCCGCCCCATGTGGTCGAGGATGCGCATACGTAAATCATACAGGGCGTTGAACGCGCAGGCATGGCAGGAAAAGCTGCCGATCACGGATAATACAATGCCCAACGCGATACTTCCTATCGTAACCGCTGCCCACAGCCATATCTCGCCGGTCGGAACAGCCGTACCATCAAGCGATGCCAGCAGGAAAAGTCGAACGATCCGGTAGACCGTGTAAAACGGTACTCCGGACAGCAAGACGCTGAGTGCAGAGCAGGTCACTCCGAGGATGTATTTTCCCGGACTGCAATGTGCGGTTCGGAACACGCGAAGAATGACGTTTTTCCTTGCTTCTTGCATAGAAATCCTTTCTCTGCGGCTTTTGTTTTGACACGAATACCGCAAAATCTTTATTTGGTTATACGCCCTTAACGGGTAAAAATTATACGCATGGAAGCCGGGCTGTCAAAGCTGAAAAAAGTGCCTCAAAACTAAGCCTGCATTTCATAAAAGCTCTGTAGATCGTTGAAATATGCGCTATTTTGCGGTTGAATTTCATTCAAAAGTTGCTACACTTAACCGAAATTCGTGCCAAAACAGAAAACGATGTGCCAAAACAGAAAGGGAAGAGCGACGAGATGGTTACAATACACAGCATCGAAGAAATGCTGACCTTCTATATATCGCTTGGCGGCTTGCGGAAGGACACGGCAAACGGCTTTTGCTATGTGTTTCCGAGGCAGCACTCCAAGGTCTGCTTCTGGGGCGATCTGCACGGCTTTTCCGCAGCGGACGCAGATTTTACCTATCCGCAGGATACGATCATCCGCAGCCAGTTCCGTCAGCGGTATGTGGGGATCGGTCTGAGTGAGCAGGGCTCGGTGGAAGTCTACACGCAGAGGGATCAGACGATTCACTTTGGTGCGGGTGTCAACTGCTTTGTCTTTGATTCGCCCATCCCATTTTTTATGAAAGTTCCCGGAGGGCAACGGCTGCGGTTTCAAGGGCTGTATTTTCAGGAAGCGTTTTTCACGGAGAACAGCATTCCGCTTTATGACAGCTTCTGGAGGGATGCAAAAAACACGATTCACGGCGCAGACCTTCATGCGCCGGAGCTGGTGTCCATCTATCGCCGCATTGAGCAATGTCGCCTGACAGGACTTGCTTTTGATACCTGGCTGAGAGGATTGGGACTGGAAGCCGCGGGCTATCTGATCGACCTTGTGCAGCAGCTATCCTCGCAGCCGCCGGTCTATCTCGACGAGAATGAGATCCACGCGGTAGAAAAGGCAAAGGCCATCCTGCAAGCCAGCCTGAAGCACCCGCCTGCCGTTATTGACCTTTGCAGGAAGGTCGGCGTCAACAAGAACAAGCTGCAAAAGGGCTTTCGTCTGACCGAGGGGAAAAGCGTTGCGGAATACGTCCGCACCCTGCGCATGGAATGCGCCCTTGATCTGCTGGAGGACGATACCTTTTCCATTCAGGAGGTGGCGGAGGCGGTCGGCTATAACGGCATCAGCAATTTCTATGCGGTTTTCCGGCAGACCTTCGGGGACACGCCCGCCGTGATACAAAAGCTGCTGAGGATGAAGTGATTTTAAGGAAGCGCTGATTAAAACAAAATCGCATATTTCCCAAAAAGTAAATATGTAAAACACCTATAGACAAAAGTCTACAGCGCTTCCTTAAAAAATTAACATGGGGGCTTTGCCCCCTGATGAAGCCCCTAAGCGACCGACACGGCTCGTACCTGGTGAAGAAACTAAGTGATCGACACAACTCGCGTTGCTCGTTGGTCGCCTACTTATCGCCGGTCGTCTGCTTAAAGCCCCCACGCCGCTATCCTGAGACTGACCGGCCCGCAAGCGAAGCGAGCGGTTGCCGGAAGGCTCCCCTCTGGGGATAGCGGCGGCCCCGGCAAGCCTCTTCCTCAAAACAGGCAAGCTGGGGTACCACCGGGGGGCTTCATGGATTAAATCAGCGTTTCCTTAAGAATTTGTAAGAACCTTGTGCTTTATACCAAGCAAAACGCAAGGCAAATTTCTTAAGCGGGCGCAGAAGGTGTCCTTCTGCGCCCGCACCTTTTACCCCGCCTGCGGCGAGGAGATATTTTACCCGTTGGCTCGTCAAGCGAAACGCACAGGGGAATGCCGTTTTTCAATCGGCGCTTCCTTAAAAGACCTCGAAGGACTTCTCCATCCGGCTCAGGATATCGCCGAACACCTCGTACTCGTCGTGCGGGTACCTGAAGACGAAGAAGGCGGCCCTGCGGCCGTTGACGACGCAGCACTGCGCCATCAGCACGTCGCGGTTATCGGGGTCGGTATAGCCGATCGAGAAGGCGTTCTTCCCCAGCTTCTCCGAATGTTTGACGGTGACGTTGCCGTTCTTCTCGAAATCCTTCTTGAGTCTCTGCAGGAGGGACTTGGCGTTCTCCTTACCCTTCAGCTCGCGGCCCCATGCCTTCAGAAGATATTTTTTGTGGACGGACTCCATGACGACCTCACCGCCGTCCTCCTTGAAGGTGCCGTCGAAAAAGATATCGGGATACTGTAAGGAGTAGCCGAACACCTTGTTGATGTACCCCTTGTACTCCATCGCGTCCATTGCCGCGGCGGCCCTCGTCAGCGTCACGACCGAAAGGCAGAGGAGAAACACCGTAAAAACACGCGTCAATCTCGTTCTAAACATCGATAAAAACCTCCTTCAGCGATACTTCATGAGAATGAAGCCCGTCCCGTTATGGGACTCAAAGATGTTAAACGAAGGAGAAGAAACCATTCAGGGCCATTCTACAGACGATCCGAAAGGTAATAGTACCGTACCGGGATCGAGTTGCGTGAAGAACAACCGCCGAGGAGAAGCCCGGCGGCTCTGAACGTTCCCGCTCAGGTGGTGCTCCGGACCGAAGGGGGCGGGGACTCCATGACCACGGGAGCATCCTTATCCGTCTCCCCGCAGGCCTGCGTCATCGTATAGCTCATCTTCTCTCCTCCGTTTTTTCGTAAAAAACGCGGTTGACCGATAGTAACAACCGGTTTGTAGAATATATCCTACGACAGAACGCGGTTTCGGGAGCCGTTATATCTACTCAAGTTTCGGTTCGGCCGCCGGGTTCGCGAAGGGGTGCGTCCCCAGGCGTGGGGTCCCCTGGCGGAGGGGAAGCACGGTATCTTCACCCATTCGACGCTTGCCGGGATCGGGGAGCGATACGGGAAGTCGTCCGCGCAGGTGGCGCTGCGCTGGAACGTTCAGCGCGGGGTCTCCGTCATCCCCAAGTCCGTCCGCAGGGAGCGCATGGAAGAGAACTTCGACATCTGGGATTTTGCCCTGACGGACGATGAGATGGCGGCGATCGCGAAGATGGACCTGGGCCGCAGTGAGATCGTGGATCACGGCGACCCCGCCTTTGTGAGGATGCTTCACGGGGTGAAAATTCACGCGTGAGGCGGCCGGTAGAGGGCGCGCCGGGTTGGAAGTCCTACTGCACTAAAGATGACCTTTAAGTTGCAGGCAAGAGACGATCCACGCCCGTTTTATCGCATGCAAGACGGGCGTCTTCAAAAACGAAACGGGAGGCTGTTTATGACGTTTCGCGACGGACAATACGACGTGTTCAACATGTTCGACAAGCAATGGGCGCTGGCGGCGGCGGGCACCGTGGAGGATTTTGACGGCTGCACCATCGGCTGGGGCAGCCTTGGCAGTCCCTGGGGATTGAGGAGCGACGGGCGGCTGATCGTGACGATCTACGTCAATCCTCTGCGATATACCAGCGAGTACCTGCTGAAAAACGATTGTTTCACCGTTTCTTTCTTTGAAGAAAAATATCGCAGGGAATTGGGGGCGGACGTGAGCGATTATTCCCTGTGGGGCGGGTTGGCCGGGGCGCGCATGGCGGCCTGGCTTGGCTCCCGAGGAACCGGGGCCTTCGGCGAGAAAAGCTGCCCGCGGCCCGTGGCGGTCGTCATGCAGTATACGGGCCTGTCGGAGGTGACGGGGGACGAGCCGCCACCTACAGCTGCGTGGGGACGGACGACGGGATCGCCTCCTACCGGACGATGCAGGAGCGGACGCGCCGAATACGGGCCCAGGGGACGGATGCGGAGATCGAGGTGTTTGACGGTCTTCCCCACGGCTTTGGGCTGGGCGAGGGAACCGTCGCGGAGGGCTGGCTCGATCGCGCGGCGGCTTTCTGGGAGAGGCGGATGCGCTGAGGATTTTTCCGGGCGCTTGGCGGCAGGCGGCCTGATGGATTGACGCTCAGCGTGGCGCTCCATTGCGAGGCTTATGGCAGACCTACGCTTTTCTTTCACTTCAGGCCCTGTAAGCGCTATAATATCTGAAAAATAACCATCCTGGAGAAGGCCGGGATAATATTGTTTGTCGTGTACGTCGAACGTGAAGATTGGAATGGCATCGAGCTGATTCGTATCATCTCTGCCCGAGTTGCAGAAAGAAAGGAGAGGGAAGCCTATGAGCGGCAATTATCCAAGTGACTATCCGCACAGCCGGGAGGAGGCCATCGCGGCCTTGCGCACGGTTCGGGATGAGGACATCGACTTCTCCGAGATTCCTGAGACAACAAACTTCTCGAATTGGAAGCCCGTTGGTGAGAAGTTCAAAAAGGCCGCGGAACGCAACTTGGCAGTACTCAATGAGAAAATACGAGCCGGTTAAGGTACTGTGGGATAACCCGTCTCTTAAAGGTCGATAAACATGTGGGGTGAGGCTTTTAAAGCCTCACCCCACATGTTTATCTCAATGCTCAGGAAATTTGGCGGGTGGAAAAAGCGGAGCAAGACAGATATGGGTGGACGCCGTTGACGGTTGCGGCGTACAATAAGTCCTGACGGTGCTACTGGAGGCGGGAGCGGACGCGAAGGCAAAGAGCAACGAGGGTAAAACAGCCCTCGACTACGCGAGGGAGAATGAAGCGCTCAAGGGTACACAGGCGTTGAAGCTGCTGGAGGAAAAGACCGGTCAAAATTGAAGAGAACGAAGGGCCGGCGCGAGCCGGCCCTTCGTTCTCGTTCACGAGTTCGTCAAAGCTCTGCCTCCGTCCAACGCAAGAGTGTTATACGATGTACTTGACCCCCGGTCATGCCGGTTGAAATTATCCCTGAGCGTCATCGATGCAGAAAGCCCCCGGGCGATCGGGGGCCGTTGCTTTTTTGCCGAATTTTGCCGAATGGGGGCCGCCCCTTCTTTTTGGGACAGTATCCCCCTCAAAAGAGGATCGAACCTGTATAATACCGCTTAGAGCCTTTATGCAAAAACGCGGTGAAGCACGATTCTTTAAGGGATACTCGGGATTTTGGGCCGAGGGGTGAAGTTTGATGCTCGTCCTTTCGGGATCGTCCTTCTCCGCGGAAAAAAAGGGAAAGGCAGGTGGGGAGGAGCTGCATCCGGAATCGATGACTCGAGAGGAAATGCGGGAGGCGGATCGCCGGGCCATAGAGGAGTTTGGCATCCCCAGCATCGTCCTCATGGAGAATGCGGCCCTTGCGGTCGTGCGGGAGGTCGCGGACGCGGCCTCCTTTACCGTGGTCTGCGCCCCCGGAAACAATGGAGGGGATGGCCTGGCCGTGGCCCGGCATCTGCTGATTCGAGGCCGGAGGGTCGAGGCCTTTCTGGTGGGGAACCCGGATCGGGGCAGTGCGGACTTCCGCACGAACCTCGGCATCCTGCGGCGCCTTTCGCCGGATGCTCCTCTGCCCTTGGACGAGAGCTCCCTGGAGCGCCTTGTCCGTTCCCTCAGGGAGTGCGAGATCTGCGTGGACGCGCTCTTCGGAACCGGACTGGCGCGCCCGATCGAGGGGCTCTATCGACGTGTCGTCGAGGCGATGGGCGCCTCGGCCGCCCATGTCGTGGCGGTGGATCTGCCCTCGGGGATCGACGCCGACACAGGGAAGGTCTTGGGGGCTGCGGTGAGGGCGAACCGGACCGTGACGTTCCACAGGATGAAGCGTGGCCTGGAGCTGGCGCCCGAGTACGCTGGGACGGTGACGGTCGCCCCCATCGGCATCCCGGGGCCCGAGATCCCGTGCCTCACGGCCTCTTTGGTCCCGTAGCGGCCTTTACGGGTCAAGAGAAGCAGGTGTGGCGTTGGTCTGCCCTCCAACGCTGAGGTTGGCGCGCTGTTTTTGGGGCTTTTGGGGACATTGATCGTGTTTTTGGGCATCGATATGAATTGATGGGGCGAGAATATGGAGGAAAGTGGAAAGATGACGATTCGGAGCAAGATGTTGGGGACGGTTGCGGCGGTTTTTCTGGTGTTGTTTGCGGCTATTGGGATTGTTTACCTCTGGGGCGGCTCGGTACTGACCTCCAGCTTGAAAGGGGCTGGGGTGGACAGCGTGTCGCAGTCGGCCGAAATTTTCCGGGGCGCTTTCAACCGTTCCGCTGCGATTCTCTCGGCCTCCGCCGAGTCGCTGCGGTACGCTTATCTGAACTTCGGGACGGTCTCTCAGGACGAGATGGCCCGTGCCGCCGCCGCCCTTCTGGCAAAAAACAGGCAAAGCGGCATCAAGGAGCTGTTCTGGGGTTACGAGTCCGATGGACGCTTCGCGGACGGGGGTGGCTGGAGGGCGCCCGACGACTTCGACTCCCGGGTGCGCCCCTGGTACAAGCTTGCCGTCGCGGCCAGGGATGGGGAGGTCGTCTGCTCGGATCCCTATATCATTGCAGCGACAAACAGCCTGGGGATCACCATGGCCGTTGCGGTCCGAGACGACTCCGGGAAGCTCCTGGGGGTCGTCGGTGCGGACCTGGACATGGACCAAATCAACTTACAGACGTCAGACCTAAAGGTCTTCGGGCAGGGGTCCGGGATCCTGGTCCGTAGGGACGGCCTGATCGTCGCCTCCTCCCATAAGGAACAGGTCATGAAGACCAACCTCCTCACGGACTCGTCCTTCCCCGAGAGCCTTCGCGATGCAATCCGGCGGATGACGGCGGGCGAGACCGGGGTTTCCGAGTACACCTACGAGGGCGAGCGGCGCCTGATGTTCTACGCCCCGGTCGGGCACGGCCTCTACCTCGGCGCGTTCTTCCCCT is part of the uncultured Fretibacterium sp. genome and harbors:
- a CDS encoding ABC transporter ATP-binding protein — translated: MQEARKNVILRVFRTAHCSPGKYILGVTCSALSVLLSGVPFYTVYRIVRLFLLASLDGTAVPTGEIWLWAAVTIGSIALGIVLSVIGSFSCHACAFNALYDLRMRILDHMGRLNLGFYTGGQSGATQKMMNENIEKMENIIAHDVSNIFGAGLLLAAFAVLMFSLNIPLALTIFIALALAFLIQFSAFGGTRGQKIWSDLNRSSTELDAAFSEYVAGMEEEKIFGRPEAAARRLTGLVEKNRENWKVYLKRVMPIFGAYKTITISVLAFLLASGCVLLHLHPGDHELMMELLMFLIVGPACISPLMELVEFGADLRTLSVRMDQIDEVLNLQPMSEGTEAAPKGGAEIAFQDVSFSYQSAADPLRRVALDHLTMEIPAGSFAALVGPSGGGKSTAGQLIARFWDVESGSISIAGRDIREYSTEALMNTVAFVFQDTHIFAESVYDNIAMHRRVHREDVERAAKAARCHDFILSLPKGYDTRLGDGGHKLSGGEVQRIAIARAILKDAPIVVLDEAMAFTDAENELALREGMTELLKDKTVLMIAHRLYSIQDADCIFVLENGQLKERGSHSDLLQSNGLYAHLWAIQNETESWQMKGGLAHV
- a CDS encoding NAD(P)H-hydrate epimerase, encoding MTREEMREADRRAIEEFGIPSIVLMENAALAVVREVADAASFTVVCAPGNNGGDGLAVARHLLIRGRRVEAFLVGNPDRGSADFRTNLGILRRLSPDAPLPLDESSLERLVRSLRECEICVDALFGTGLARPIEGLYRRVVEAMGASAAHVVAVDLPSGIDADTGKVLGAAVRANRTVTFHRMKRGLELAPEYAGTVTVAPIGIPGPEIPCLTASLVP
- a CDS encoding aldo/keto reductase, which produces MRPQAWGPLAEGKHGIFTHSTLAGIGERYGKSSAQVALRWNVQRGVSVIPKSVRRERMEENFDIWDFALTDDEMAAIAKMDLGRSEIVDHGDPAFVRMLHGVKIHA
- a CDS encoding AraC family transcriptional regulator, whose protein sequence is MVTIHSIEEMLTFYISLGGLRKDTANGFCYVFPRQHSKVCFWGDLHGFSAADADFTYPQDTIIRSQFRQRYVGIGLSEQGSVEVYTQRDQTIHFGAGVNCFVFDSPIPFFMKVPGGQRLRFQGLYFQEAFFTENSIPLYDSFWRDAKNTIHGADLHAPELVSIYRRIEQCRLTGLAFDTWLRGLGLEAAGYLIDLVQQLSSQPPVYLDENEIHAVEKAKAILQASLKHPPAVIDLCRKVGVNKNKLQKGFRLTEGKSVAEYVRTLRMECALDLLEDDTFSIQEVAEAVGYNGISNFYAVFRQTFGDTPAVIQKLLRMK